The following DNA comes from Alienimonas californiensis.
CTGGGGCTGGCGACGTTCTTCCCCCTGCTCCGCTGGTGGCGCCGGCACGGCTGAGCGCCGCAGGGGTGAGGGCGGCACGGGTGCGGACCGCTCAAGGTTTACCGGCCGGTTCGAGGCGTTCGCGGAGGCTCTCGGCGAAGGCGTCGGCGGCGTCCACGTCCCCGGCGACGACCGCCGGCCGCGTCGCTCCCGTTCGCGAAGAAACGCCGCGTCGGCCCTGCTTTTCGGGCCAGAGGCGGAAGCCGCCGCGGTCGACGCCGCTGGCCAGCGTCCATACGCCCCACAAACTGCCGTCCTCGGCGAAGCCGCGGTATTGCACGGAATAGCGGCCGTAGGACTTCGACCACTCCGCGACGCCGCGGGCGGTGTCGTAGGTCCCGGAGAGGGTGAACCGGCCGCAGTCGTCCGCCCCGGCGCCGGTCAGGCGACCGCCGCGGAAGTGCATGTCCTGAGCGGTCGGGCGGTCCGTCCGCTGCTGGAAGAACCCGGACCACGCCCCGGAGGGGAACCGCGGGTCGCGTTCGGCGAGGGCGGACGAGTCGGCGGGGGCGGGACCGGGCACGGGTCGCGGCGGGGGATCGTGGAGGATGGATTGGACGAACGATCGTTCGCCGCGTCGCCAGGAATCTTCGCCCGTCGCGGCGGCGGGACCACCTGAGCGGCGTCGCGAAAAAGGGTTCGATCGGCACGGGTCAGGGCGGAATTGGTTCTTCACCGCGTCCCCCGCCTACACTAGGCACCGCGCCGGCCGGCGGTCTCGCCGCCCCGACGCCCCTCATTGTTCCGACCTTTCGACCAGTTCCGGCCCCCATGGCGACCAAGTCCGCCTTCAGCGCCTTCAAACCCGGCGGGGTGTGGCATCGCGCCGTTTCCACGCAGGTCATGCGCGGTCTGCGGGCCGCCGATTCGATGGGGGCGCCGCTCTCGCTGACGCCCTCCAAGAAGCTGAAGGGCATCCGGAAGTACTGGAACCGGGAGATGATGGACCGGTACATCGCCAGCGGCGGCACGGAGTTGCCGCACGACGAAATGTGCCAGCTCCGCGTGCCGGACCCGCTCGTGCCGAAGACGGAGGACGTCGCCCCGGAGAACAAGCTGTCCACGGAGGACCTCGCCGCGTTCTACCGCAACGGCTACCTCAAGCCCTTCAAGGCGTTCGAGCCGGAGCAGATCAAGGACTTCGGCCGTCGCCTGCTGGAACGCTGCGGCCAGCCCAGCCAGGTCTATCCCGGCGGCGATCCCCACCGGGACCGCCATCTCGAGATGCCGGAGATGATGCGCCTGATCGCCCACCCGGCGATCACCGACCGCTGCGCCCAACTGCTGGGGCCGAATCTGCTCACCTGGCGGAGCCAGCTGTTCCACAAGCCGCCCGGCAACAACCCGGTCGGCTGGCACCAGGCCAGCACCTACATGTTCGAGGAGGAGTTCGGCGAGCCGAGCGTCTTCCCGCCGGACATCAACAATCTGTTCATGCTGACCGTCTGGATCCCCGCCGACCCCAGCACCCGTAAGAACGGCTGTCTGAAGGTGGACACCCGCAGCGTCACGGAACGCACCCGCTGGATGCGGCTGGGCGGGGACGTGGGCTTCCACGCCGTGAACTACGGCCCCTGCTACGAGGTGAAGGAAGAGGACGTGCACTACATTGAGATGGAGCCCGGCGAGGTGCTGATTTTCACCGAGCGGGCGATCCACGGCTCGGACGCCAACCGCACCGACTCCAACCGGATGGCGTTCAACTTCCGCGTCGTCCCGACCGACGTGCAGGTTTACCGGCCCGGCAAGCGATTCCATAAGGCGTCGCAGATGAACCGGGTCTACGACCTGACGAACTGGCGTCCGGTGATCATTCGGGGTACGGATACGGTTCGGAAAAACGAGTCCGTGCCGTGGACCGACTACGCCGGCTCCGAACTCATTCCCGGGAAGATCACGCCGGACGGCGCCCCCCCCAATCCGTCGGCGGCGACCGAGCCCGTCGCCGCCGCGTCGGAGGCCGTCACAGCCGGCGCCTGAGCCCGAGTCCCCCGAGGTCGTCTTGAACGTCGCGTCCGCCCCCCCCGCCGCCGCGGAGCCCCCCGCCGCCGCGTCCCCGGGGCCGGGGCCGGGGCCGGGGCCGACCGCGGCGACCGCGGCGACCGCGACGCACGGCCTGCCGGCCCGCCTGTCGCTGACCCCGGTGGAGCGGTTCATGCTGGACGACGACCGGCCGTCCCACCCGATGACCGGCATTCACGAGCTGGTCGTCCGCGGCCGGCTGGACGACGACCTGCTGGCGGGCGCCCTGGAGGCGGCCCGCCGCCGGCACCCCCTGCTCTGCCGGATCGTCGACGACTCCGGCCGGGAGCCGGTCTGGGTTCCCGCCCCCGCGGACATGACGGTCGCCGTCGATCGGGCCCCGGCCGGCACGCCCCGCACGCATCCGCTCGGGCACTGGCTGGACGTCCGCCGCGAGATCGGCCTACGCGTCTGGGTCCGCGACGAGGAACCGGACGCCGACGGCACGCCGGTCTGCCGGTTGTCGGCGGCCGTGCATCACAGCGTTGCGGACGCCCTCGGCGGGATCACCTTCCTCCTCGACCTGTTCGCCCACCTTTCGGCGGCATTGGGCGGCGTTCCCGTGCCGGCTCCGCCGGATCCGGAGCGCGTGCTGCATCGCGGCCAGTTGTACGAACCGTCCGGCCTCCTGCCCGGCCTGCCGAAGGGGCGGCTGGGCGTGTGGGGGCACCTGCTGATCGGCGCCCGGCGGATGAAGCGCACGAAGACGCTGCCGCTGGCGCCCGGGTCGCGGGGGAAGCCCGTCTCCGCGAAACCGCCCCCCGGCGCCGACGCCGAGGCGGCCGGCGTCCCCCCCGTCGACGCCGTGTCGCCCCCCCGCACCGTCTCCTTCACGGAGGCGGAGACGCACGGTTTGAGGGCCGCTGCGAAGGCCCGCGGGATGACGCTGAACGACCTCCTGCTGCGGGATGTGTTCCTCACGGTCCGGGAGCACAACGCCCGCTACGACAACGCCGGCGCGACGCTCGACGGGAGCCCCGCGGCGGTGCGGATCAACGTGCCGGTGAACCTCCGCGACGAGGCCGACCTGCCCGCCGCGCTCCGCCGGTCGCAGTCCCGCGGAGTTCGCGGCGGCGGGCTGACGGTCGTCAACAAAATCGGCATGGCCCTGGTCACGCGGCCGACGGCACTGGCCGACGACCCGGAGGCCCTGCTGCGCTCGGTTCACGAGGAGATGAGCTGGGTCCGCCAGACCGAGCGCGGCCGGCGCTTCGTGGAGGCGGTCCTGCTCTCCTACCGCCTGCTGAAACGGCCGCCGGGGGGCATGTTCGACGGAACCTGTTACGCCACCGCGGTACTGTCAAACATCGGCGATCTGTCCCGGGTCATCCCGCCGGAGTTGCGGGACGAACGCGGCCGGCTGCACGCCCCCGCCGCCGACCCCGCCGACGCGCTGACGGTCACGGAGTACGCCACCGGCTCTCCCGGTCGCGCCCTCACCCGGGCGACCGTGCTGGCCGCGAGCTACGGGGGCCGCCTGCAACTTCACCTCCGCACCGATCCGGAGGAGATCGCCCCGGAGGACGCCGCGGCGTTCAGCGCCGACCTCGCCGCCCGCGTCCGCCGCAGCGCCGCGGGGTGAGGCGGGCGGGCG
Coding sequences within:
- a CDS encoding phytanoyl-CoA dioxygenase family protein, yielding MATKSAFSAFKPGGVWHRAVSTQVMRGLRAADSMGAPLSLTPSKKLKGIRKYWNREMMDRYIASGGTELPHDEMCQLRVPDPLVPKTEDVAPENKLSTEDLAAFYRNGYLKPFKAFEPEQIKDFGRRLLERCGQPSQVYPGGDPHRDRHLEMPEMMRLIAHPAITDRCAQLLGPNLLTWRSQLFHKPPGNNPVGWHQASTYMFEEEFGEPSVFPPDINNLFMLTVWIPADPSTRKNGCLKVDTRSVTERTRWMRLGGDVGFHAVNYGPCYEVKEEDVHYIEMEPGEVLIFTERAIHGSDANRTDSNRMAFNFRVVPTDVQVYRPGKRFHKASQMNRVYDLTNWRPVIIRGTDTVRKNESVPWTDYAGSELIPGKITPDGAPPNPSAATEPVAAASEAVTAGA